The Spirochaeta isovalerica genome includes a window with the following:
- a CDS encoding type III PLP-dependent enzyme translates to MVIEEKAGKPYNFPLSRFVSKTRFEKIKKFSENVQTPFLLVDLNIIKKNYQSLTKNMPLAKVYYAVKSNPMEEVILLLRDLGSNFDVATVYELDQLLKLGISPDRISFGNTIKKSRDIAYFYNNGVRLFATDSEEDVRKIGVNAPGSKVFFRILTEGTGADWPLSRKFGTHPDAILGHISLAQEMGLEPYGLSFHVGSQQRDIGEWDAAIAHCTYIFNAAAEIGIKLKMINLGGGFPAKYIQPTPKLEIYTKEIMRFLSEDFGDDIPEIIVEPGRSLVADSGVIVSEVITTAYKSKYSPSKWVYTDIGMFGGLIETMDESIKFPIYSEKEGDAIDVILAGPTCDSMDILYEDYKYQLPDTLTEGDKLYFITTGAYTQSYSSVGFNGFPPLKAFVLK, encoded by the coding sequence ATGGTTATCGAAGAAAAAGCCGGTAAGCCTTACAATTTCCCCCTTTCGCGTTTCGTCTCCAAGACAAGATTCGAAAAAATAAAAAAATTCTCCGAAAATGTTCAGACCCCTTTTCTACTGGTGGATCTCAACATCATAAAAAAGAATTATCAGAGCCTGACAAAAAACATGCCCCTGGCCAAGGTGTATTATGCCGTCAAGTCAAACCCGATGGAGGAAGTCATTCTGCTTCTCCGCGATCTGGGATCGAATTTCGATGTGGCCACAGTCTATGAGCTCGATCAGCTGCTAAAGCTGGGGATCAGTCCCGACAGAATCAGTTTCGGCAACACCATAAAAAAAAGCCGCGATATAGCCTATTTCTACAATAATGGCGTAAGGCTTTTCGCTACTGATTCGGAAGAGGATGTGAGAAAAATCGGAGTCAACGCACCGGGATCAAAAGTATTTTTCAGAATACTGACGGAAGGAACAGGCGCCGACTGGCCTCTTTCCAGGAAATTCGGAACTCACCCCGATGCCATTCTGGGGCATATTTCTCTTGCCCAGGAAATGGGACTTGAACCTTACGGGCTCTCATTTCATGTGGGATCCCAACAGCGCGATATCGGAGAATGGGACGCGGCTATCGCCCACTGTACCTATATATTCAATGCCGCTGCCGAAATAGGCATAAAGCTGAAGATGATCAATCTGGGAGGCGGTTTCCCCGCCAAGTATATTCAGCCGACGCCGAAACTTGAAATCTACACGAAGGAAATCATGCGCTTTCTCTCTGAGGACTTCGGCGATGATATTCCCGAAATCATTGTGGAACCGGGGCGTTCTCTGGTCGCCGATTCAGGCGTCATCGTCTCCGAAGTCATAACGACGGCCTATAAATCAAAATACTCTCCCAGCAAATGGGTGTATACGGATATCGGGATGTTCGGCGGACTTATCGAGACTATGGATGAATCCATCAAGTTTCCCATCTACAGCGAAAAAGAAGGGGATGCGATCGATGTCATCCTGGCCGGACCGACCTGCGACAGTATGGATATACTCTATGAGGATTATAAATACCAGCTGCCCGATACTCTGACAGAGGGTGATAAGCTCTATTTCATTACTACGGGAGCCTACACTCAGAGTTACAGTTCTGTGGGGTTTAACGGCTTTCCTCCTTTGAAAGCCTTTGTATTGAAATAA
- a CDS encoding LolA family protein, with protein MKRKSVLIYTFTLFVLSLLPAQQNEDPWRIVGRMEKMLSEIEDYQCRMYEWSVKGRKEEIRYINFYFKKPRLIRMDIIRGNRNGDDGSIAVLEEDGKVTGRKGGILSPFAVKVEKDSPLATTIRGVAFDQSDAIAAWERLVGLKDSSRLIFTVEAEGWLFDFSLNEPENGITREVLFISKNNLMPLYTKSFEGRNLVQHVVWRSYLINTGLPRELFHVRYEAENLKTLGIRNNIDLPLELKE; from the coding sequence GTGAAAAGAAAATCAGTATTGATCTATACATTTACCTTATTTGTCCTCTCTCTGCTCCCGGCTCAGCAAAATGAAGATCCCTGGCGGATCGTCGGAAGAATGGAAAAGATGCTTTCAGAAATTGAAGACTACCAGTGCCGGATGTACGAGTGGAGCGTGAAAGGCCGAAAAGAGGAAATACGCTATATTAATTTCTATTTTAAAAAACCGAGACTCATCCGCATGGACATTATCAGGGGAAACAGAAATGGCGATGACGGCAGCATAGCTGTCCTGGAGGAGGACGGGAAAGTAACGGGCAGGAAAGGCGGAATACTTTCGCCCTTTGCCGTCAAAGTGGAAAAGGACAGTCCTCTGGCTACAACGATTCGCGGCGTGGCTTTCGATCAGAGCGATGCGATTGCGGCCTGGGAGCGCCTTGTCGGTCTGAAAGATTCCAGCCGCCTCATATTTACCGTTGAGGCCGAAGGGTGGCTGTTTGATTTCAGTCTTAATGAACCGGAAAATGGCATAACCAGAGAAGTTCTGTTTATCTCAAAAAACAATCTGATGCCTCTTTACACAAAATCTTTCGAGGGAAGAAATCTGGTTCAGCATGTCGTCTGGCGGTCCTATCTGATAAATACAGGTCTGCCCCGGGAGCTTTTCCATGTCCGTTACGAAGCCGAAAATCTCAAAACATTGGGAATCAGGAACAATATTGACCTTCCGCTGGAGCTTAAAGAGTGA
- a CDS encoding geranylgeranyl reductase family protein, which produces MKIHDLIVIGAGPAGSSAARKGAELGLNVLVIDKESFPRDKPCGGGLSAAAYKELGEDLPEHLIEQKCYGMRSVYRNQIHLIESETPVAYMIRRIHFDNYLLEQALSQGAVFSQETCRAVRETSGLVEIETDKGTHYSRYCIGADGFFSPTAKSVRDPFSKAETRFCLISHPADNGHPIRQSEKPVVELDFGFIRKGYGWLFPKGEFISAGIGGEAASAKELRHVYKAFLASHNLDQAEKPQGCFIPVSNLKHELATGRIMLAGDAAGLVDSFSGEGIRNALISGRLAAEKATEAKSRDGAVQGYKSSLLKKIGNNLIWSERMTRVSSRFESLVYGRLLADERVMKRYFEILRGDRSYRSFFLMTMLELPLIILSVSIKKTGMLNRTR; this is translated from the coding sequence GTGAAAATACATGATTTGATTGTCATCGGAGCCGGACCTGCCGGTTCATCGGCCGCGAGAAAAGGAGCGGAACTGGGTTTAAACGTTCTTGTAATCGACAAAGAAAGTTTCCCCAGAGACAAACCCTGCGGAGGAGGCTTATCTGCCGCGGCATATAAAGAATTGGGCGAAGATCTGCCGGAGCATCTGATTGAGCAGAAATGCTATGGCATGAGGTCGGTTTACCGGAATCAGATCCATTTGATAGAAAGCGAAACACCCGTAGCTTATATGATCCGGCGAATTCATTTTGACAATTATCTGCTTGAACAGGCTCTTTCGCAGGGAGCCGTTTTCAGTCAGGAGACATGCCGCGCGGTCCGGGAGACCAGCGGGCTTGTGGAAATCGAAACGGATAAAGGAACTCATTACAGCCGGTACTGTATCGGCGCCGACGGTTTTTTCAGCCCTACAGCAAAATCTGTAAGGGACCCTTTTTCAAAAGCGGAGACCCGCTTCTGTCTTATTTCCCACCCTGCAGACAATGGACATCCTATAAGGCAGAGCGAAAAACCTGTCGTGGAACTCGATTTCGGGTTTATCAGGAAGGGATACGGCTGGCTGTTTCCCAAAGGAGAGTTTATCTCCGCCGGGATCGGAGGAGAGGCGGCATCGGCTAAAGAGTTGCGCCATGTGTACAAAGCATTTCTGGCGTCCCATAATCTGGATCAGGCCGAAAAACCTCAGGGCTGTTTTATTCCCGTATCCAATCTCAAACACGAATTGGCTACCGGGCGGATCATGCTTGCGGGAGATGCGGCAGGGCTGGTCGATTCATTCAGCGGAGAAGGTATACGCAATGCCCTGATATCAGGTCGTCTGGCGGCGGAAAAGGCAACTGAAGCCAAAAGCCGGGATGGTGCAGTTCAGGGGTATAAGAGTAGCCTATTGAAAAAGATCGGGAACAACCTTATATGGTCGGAAAGGATGACTCGGGTGTCTTCCCGTTTTGAAAGTCTCGTCTACGGCCGGCTCCTGGCCGATGAAAGAGTGATGAAACGATACTTTGAGATTTTGAGAGGCGACCGGTCATATCGATCTTTTTTCCTGATGACGATGCTGGAGCTGCCTTTGATTATCCTTTCCGTGAGTATAAAAAAAACAGGAATGCTTAATCGGACCCGGTAA
- a CDS encoding adenylate/guanylate cyclase domain-containing protein, with product MDSYRQRFLDPNQRAFFIERTGVVLRWWLIVSCSAIQFISPIIPFTVFYLALPLAVGYNLTLHLLVRKRTDFIAIMTVISSIMDIIFSLVLIYAGGSQDIYLWYIILLISHAARFGMKGVIISGVLFSAFYTASILLRDLPVSLQDLALRSLFINLIAIVSGYLAREEHEEFDNILIGQKEMLEEQNRRRELRSMLQRYLSYNIVDELIEHPEVLQPGGSLKKVSVVFSDIKGFTTLLSLKEPEEVIIRLNSYLEEMSNVIFEYGGMVDKFVGDAVIGIFGAINQRENDTLSAVRCALAMQKRLKELQGDWEKEGGDSISFHTRIAIDTGKVIIGNIGSPKRMDFTAIGDTVNTASRLQTVADPDTVVISSRTCEEICEHVVTEDMGSLQLRGKPEPVRVYRVTGLKK from the coding sequence GCTTTTTTCATTGAACGGACCGGAGTTGTGCTCCGGTGGTGGCTGATTGTTTCCTGTTCAGCCATTCAGTTCATATCGCCGATTATTCCCTTTACAGTTTTCTATCTGGCTCTGCCCCTGGCTGTCGGGTACAATTTGACCCTTCATCTGCTGGTCAGGAAAAGAACGGATTTCATTGCCATCATGACTGTCATCTCTTCGATTATGGATATCATCTTTTCCCTTGTTCTGATTTATGCCGGAGGCAGTCAGGACATCTATCTCTGGTACATTATCCTTCTCATATCCCATGCAGCCCGGTTCGGGATGAAAGGGGTTATTATATCGGGAGTTCTCTTCTCCGCATTCTACACAGCTTCGATTCTTCTGAGGGATCTGCCGGTTTCCCTTCAGGACCTGGCTCTCCGAAGCCTCTTCATCAATCTCATAGCCATAGTCAGCGGTTACCTGGCGCGGGAGGAACACGAGGAATTTGACAATATTCTCATCGGCCAGAAAGAGATGCTCGAGGAGCAGAACAGGCGGAGGGAACTCCGCTCCATGCTTCAGCGCTACCTGAGCTACAATATCGTAGACGAACTGATCGAGCATCCCGAGGTACTGCAGCCCGGCGGTAGCCTTAAGAAAGTCTCGGTCGTTTTTTCCGATATCAAAGGTTTCACGACACTGCTGTCCCTCAAAGAGCCGGAAGAAGTGATCATCAGACTTAACAGCTATCTGGAGGAAATGTCCAACGTTATTTTCGAATACGGCGGAATGGTGGATAAGTTCGTAGGTGACGCGGTAATCGGCATTTTCGGAGCGATAAACCAGAGGGAGAACGACACTCTCAGCGCGGTTCGCTGCGCCCTGGCCATGCAGAAGAGGCTGAAAGAACTTCAGGGGGACTGGGAGAAAGAAGGAGGAGACTCCATTTCTTTCCATACCCGCATAGCGATTGATACGGGGAAAGTCATTATCGGGAATATAGGTTCTCCGAAGCGGATGGATTTTACGGCTATCGGCGATACGGTCAACACGGCATCACGCCTCCAGACCGTTGCCGATCCGGACACGGTTGTCATCAGCAGCCGCACCTGTGAGGAGATTTGCGAACATGTGGTAACCGAGGATATGGGATCCCTTCAGCTGAGAGGAAAGCCCGAACCGGTCCGGGTGTACAGAGTGACGGGTTTGAAAAAGTGA
- a CDS encoding bacteriohemerythrin, with protein sequence MKSKDTEILDIAYRINIDEIDEQHSRWLEIYQESLSLASGHDHDDETQEKMKILVAKMYEYARAHLKFEEKFMESIGYPGLVEHKLQHLELDKSISDLFVKLFNGDPIDKEKLISQIKVWLYQHILDHDKKIADYVSEKGIDVSEITGSD encoded by the coding sequence ATGAAATCAAAAGACACCGAAATTCTCGATATTGCGTACAGAATCAATATTGATGAGATCGATGAACAGCATTCCCGCTGGCTTGAAATATATCAGGAATCTCTTTCACTCGCTTCAGGTCATGATCATGATGATGAGACTCAGGAAAAAATGAAGATCCTGGTCGCTAAAATGTACGAATATGCCCGCGCTCATTTAAAATTTGAAGAAAAATTTATGGAGAGCATAGGATATCCCGGATTGGTTGAACATAAACTGCAGCATCTGGAACTGGATAAGAGCATTTCCGATCTTTTTGTGAAACTCTTTAACGGGGATCCTATTGATAAAGAGAAGCTCATATCTCAGATAAAGGTCTGGCTTTATCAGCATATCCTGGATCACGATAAGAAGATCGCCGATTATGTTTCCGAGAAGGGGATTGATGTTTCGGAAATTACCGGGTCCGATTAA